A stretch of DNA from Thermococcus sp. Bubb.Bath:
GCTCATCCTAAAGCCGTTTAGCGTCCCTATTTTCCACTCTTTAAGCTCTACTGAGGGCATAATGTCTATCACGTCCCGGATGGAATTGAATTCAACTAGGTATTCCCTCATATTGCCGTTGTATCTAACGTTCTCCACAAGCACCTCGTAGAGCCTTCTGTATTTCCCAAGGGATCCCCAGTCGAGGACTTCATAGCCGATCTTCTTAAGCCGGACATAACCAATGTCCTCAAGGTGCTTGAGATAGCGTCTCGCGGTTCTCGGCCTCTTTTCCTCTCCAAAAATCCAGCGCAGGGTTCTAAGCATTCCTTTAAAGAAGTTCTTTCTGCCCTTGACCGGAATCGTCATGACAATGTCTGACGTTTCATCCTCAGGGAATCTGAGGAAAAGCTCCACGAGGTTCAGCACGTGGTTTCTCTCCGGAAGCTCCAATCTCCGCGGAACGGCAACCAGGTCGCCGGGCTTGAGTTCATTCCCCGTAACCTCAACGAGCTCTCCGTTTCTCACCGAGAAGAGGCTGTGGCCTGAGGTTATCTTTATTTTCCTCCCCGACTTCAGCTTGATGCCGTAAGCTCTGCCCGAATAGCGGTGCCTGATCAGGGCTTTTACCCTCTTAAGCTCGGCCTTCTTGGTTCTCCTGTCAAAGGACGGGACTTCAAGCCCGCTGACCTCAAGGACCTCCGTCTCCCCGTCCCTGTACACTCTTTCAGCGTTTTCCTTCATTTTCCGATCTATGAATTCACCGATCCTGACGAAGCGGATCTTTCCGTTTTCAAGGACTGGAAGCCATTCATCGGGCAGGATGCTGTTCGCCAGAATCTTAATTGCCCGCTGTCTGTAATCGAGGAGCTTCTTCTCTATCGGGTCTATTGTAGCCCTCATCTTCCTCTTTATCTTCTGCCTCTCTTCGAGCAGGTCTCCAAGGAGGCTCGGGATGAAGCCCGGAAAGTCCTTGCAGAAACGGTGGCCCACCTGGGGGGCTTCGTCGTACTCCTTGCAGCCCTCCCGGTTGAGGGTATCTGGTGAGACATTGTGGGTGATTATTATAGAGGGATATAACGATTTGTAATCTAAATATGCTATGTTCTCCCACAGACCCCTCTCTGGCTCCTTGACGTAGCCGCCAGCGTATCCGCCGCGCCTCTTGTCGTACTCCCTTCCTGATGGCTTGTTGGGGGCCAGCTCATTCCGCTCGTAGGCCTTCCTCAGGAGGAACCACTCGACAAGATTGCCCGTGCTGGAGCGAGAGACGTCCCAGAAGCTCTGGCCGACTAACCTAGAAAGCTGGGCCTCCATCGGGAAGAACTCCTTTCCCAGCTCGTAGGTAACCTTCGCGTCCTCCATAGAATACCTTGCCACCCTCTCGAGTCCCTCGTTGGTTTCCCAGGCTTGAGCTATCTCCTCTGCGTAGACCTTCTCCTTTGGCTGGCCAAAGATTGCCTCATAGACGGCCTCAAGCGTGTAGGTCGGAAGGTTTATTGTCCTTCTTATTACCGGATAGAGGTCGAAGTGTATCCTTCCCTTCACATCAACCGCAAACCTGTCGCCCATCCTCTGGATTTTCGGCTCGCTGCCGTCCCTCCCGAGGAGGAAGTTCAGCCCGAGCTTTTCGGAGCGCTTTTTAATGTAGGCGAAGTCGAAGTTGTCGCCGTTGTAAGTTATAAGGACGTCAGGGTCCTTCTCCTTCACAACGCGAAGGAAGCGCTTTATCATCTCCTTCTCAGTCGAGACAACGTCAACATAAGGGAGGTCGATCTTCTTCCAGGTAATGACGCGTGCTCCTTCCTCGTCGGCGTAGCTTATCATCAGAATGGGGCCCTCTGCGAACTCCTCGCCCTCGTGGTAGAGCGTTTCGATGTCGAAGGCGAGCATTTTCAGCTCCTCGTCGCCCTCCATCGGGATTAGGCCCTTGTCGATGAGGTAGCGCTTGGCGAAGGGTATGTCGTACTCATAGATGTCGATGACGGCGGGGTGCTTCCTTATCCTGTCCCTTATCGCCGGGACGTCCTGCGGGTGGGTGAAATAGAGCTTCCACACCTCAACCGGCCTGCCGAGGAACTTCTTCTCCACCTTCTCGGCGCGCGTAATCCTTACCCCTGTCCCGTGCCTCTCGGCGGTTATCTTTTTGACTTCCTC
This window harbors:
- a CDS encoding DNA polymerase domain-containing protein, which gives rise to MILDTDYITEDGKPVIRIFKKENGEFKIDYDRTFEPYIYALLKDDSAVEEVKKITAERHGTGVRITRAEKVEKKFLGRPVEVWKLYFTHPQDVPAIRDRIRKHPAVIDIYEYDIPFAKRYLIDKGLIPMEGDEELKMLAFDIETLYHEGEEFAEGPILMISYADEEGARVITWKKIDLPYVDVVSTEKEMIKRFLRVVKEKDPDVLITYNGDNFDFAYIKKRSEKLGLNFLLGRDGSEPKIQRMGDRFAVDVKGRIHFDLYPVIRRTINLPTYTLEAVYEAIFGQPKEKVYAEEIAQAWETNEGLERVARYSMEDAKVTYELGKEFFPMEAQLSRLVGQSFWDVSRSSTGNLVEWFLLRKAYERNELAPNKPSGREYDKRRGGYAGGYVKEPERGLWENIAYLDYKSLYPSIIITHNVSPDTLNREGCKEYDEAPQVGHRFCKDFPGFIPSLLGDLLEERQKIKRKMRATIDPIEKKLLDYRQRAIKILANSILPDEWLPVLENGKIRFVRIGEFIDRKMKENAERVYRDGETEVLEVSGLEVPSFDRRTKKAELKRVKALIRHRYSGRAYGIKLKSGRKIKITSGHSLFSVRNGELVEVTGNELKPGDLVAVPRRLELPERNHVLNLVELFLRFPEDETSDIVMTIPVKGRKNFFKGMLRTLRWIFGEEKRPRTARRYLKHLEDIGYVRLKKIGYEVLDWGSLGKYRRLYEVLVENVRYNGNMREYLVEFNSIRDVIDIMPSVELKEWKIGTLNGFRMSPFIEVDESFAKLLGYYVSEGYAGKQRNLKNGWSYSVKLYNEDQSVLDDMKRLAQRFFGKVRRGRNYVEIPKKIGYLLFENLCGVLAENKTVPEFIFTSPGEVKLAFLEGYFIGDGDVHPSKRLRLSTKSELLANQLVFLLNSLGISAVKLGHDSGVYRVYINEGLPFVKLGKKKNAYYSHVLPKEVLSEVFGKVFQKNVSPQTFRKRVKDGKLDPEKAQRLSWLLEGDIVLDRVESVETEEYIGYVYDLSVEDNENFLVGFGLVYAHNSYYGYYGYARARWYCKECAESVTAWGREYITMTIREIEEKYGFKVLYSDTDGFFATIPGEDAETVKKKAKEFLEYINSKLPGALELEYEGFYKRGFFVTKKKYALIDEEGKITTRGLEIVRRDWSEIAKETQARVLEALLKDGNVEEAVSIVKEVTEKLSKYEVPPEKLVIHEQITRDLKDYKATGPHVAIAKRLAARGIKIRPGTVISYIVLKGSGRIGDRAIPFDEFDPTKHKYDADYYIENQVLPAVERILKAFGYRAGDLRYQKTRQVGLGAWLKPKEKK